The following are from one region of the Chloracidobacterium sp. genome:
- a CDS encoding alanine:cation symporter family protein, whose protein sequence is MNQKLFHLFLSLAAFLAFPAIAAAQEKGLDERINDAFKPVADWWGSIIFYPLPFDAPYNIPIVLLLLIFGAAFFTVAFGFVNIRRFGLALQVVRGKYDNIEMAADPEHAEPHDADPHAEVFIVEGDVIDTIRDESHHGEVNHFQALATAVSGTVGLGNIAGVAVAIGIGGPGATFWMIVCGLLGMSSKFVECTLGVKYRDIGPDGTVYGGPMYYLSKGFAEIGLGGVGKVMAVLFAIFCVGGSFGGGNAFQANQATAQITTLLNLQGGAVKTIIGVILATLTGIVIIGGIKRIATVTEKLVPLMAIIYIIASLIIIFAHFTEIPAAIGQIISGAFTPTAAVGGIVGVIIQGFRRAAFSNEAGAGSAAIAHSAVRTKFPASEGIVALLEPFIDTVVICSMTAIVIILFNMDGYFQYGGVGGNVMIGNEVVNGVDLTARAYNDVLPGFNAILTVAIVFFAFSTLISWSYYGLQSWKYLFGRSKASDLTFKVIFCIFVVIGSAASLQSVIDFSDAMIFAMVFPNMIGLFFLFPKVKEELSKYLAVIGKR, encoded by the coding sequence ATGAATCAAAAACTGTTCCATCTATTTCTATCTCTTGCCGCATTCTTAGCGTTCCCGGCGATCGCCGCGGCTCAGGAGAAAGGACTCGACGAAAGGATCAATGACGCGTTCAAGCCAGTTGCAGACTGGTGGGGAAGCATTATCTTTTACCCGCTTCCATTTGATGCCCCTTACAACATACCGATCGTTCTATTGCTTTTGATATTTGGCGCGGCGTTCTTTACGGTCGCGTTCGGGTTTGTAAATATCCGTCGTTTCGGATTGGCATTGCAGGTAGTTCGCGGTAAATACGACAACATCGAAATGGCCGCCGATCCTGAGCACGCCGAGCCGCACGACGCAGATCCGCATGCCGAGGTCTTTATTGTCGAAGGGGATGTAATTGACACCATCAGGGATGAAAGTCATCACGGCGAGGTAAACCACTTTCAGGCGCTCGCGACCGCCGTGTCAGGAACAGTTGGGTTAGGCAACATCGCCGGTGTTGCGGTTGCCATCGGGATCGGCGGGCCTGGTGCGACGTTTTGGATGATCGTCTGCGGGCTGCTTGGGATGTCGTCGAAGTTTGTCGAGTGCACGCTTGGCGTCAAGTACCGAGATATAGGGCCCGACGGCACTGTCTACGGCGGGCCGATGTATTACCTATCAAAGGGCTTTGCCGAAATAGGTTTGGGCGGTGTCGGAAAAGTGATGGCCGTGCTGTTCGCGATATTTTGCGTTGGCGGTTCTTTCGGCGGCGGAAATGCGTTTCAGGCAAATCAGGCAACTGCCCAGATCACAACGCTTCTTAATCTTCAGGGCGGGGCAGTTAAGACCATCATCGGAGTGATACTTGCAACGCTGACCGGTATCGTTATCATCGGCGGCATTAAACGCATTGCAACCGTTACCGAGAAACTCGTACCTTTGATGGCGATCATTTATATCATCGCGTCGCTGATAATTATTTTCGCGCATTTCACCGAGATCCCTGCCGCGATCGGACAGATAATTTCAGGTGCATTCACACCGACTGCCGCCGTCGGCGGAATCGTCGGTGTCATCATTCAAGGTTTTCGACGAGCGGCATTTTCGAACGAAGCTGGTGCAGGCTCGGCCGCTATCGCCCATTCGGCCGTTCGTACAAAATTTCCGGCTAGTGAGGGAATAGTCGCTCTCCTCGAACCGTTCATAGACACCGTAGTGATATGTTCAATGACTGCCATCGTCATCATACTTTTCAATATGGATGGCTACTTCCAGTACGGAGGCGTGGGCGGCAACGTTATGATCGGCAATGAGGTTGTCAACGGCGTCGATCTAACGGCACGCGCCTACAACGATGTACTTCCCGGATTCAATGCGATCCTTACGGTCGCGATCGTTTTCTTTGCTTTCTCGACCCTGATCTCGTGGTCGTATTACGGTCTGCAATCGTGGAAGTATCTATTCGGAAGATCAAAAGCGTCTGACCTTACGTTCAAGGTCATCTTTTGCATATTCGTCGTGATCGGTTCAGCGGCATCGCTTCAGTCCGTGATCGATTTTTCAGATGCGATGATCTTTGCGATGGTCTTTCCGAACATGATCGGGTTGTTTTTTCTGTTTCCTAAAGTAAAAGAGGAGCTTAGTAAATATCTCGCTGTTATCGGAAAGCGGTAG
- a CDS encoding amino acid permease, whose protein sequence is MATDVAETEQETKEGFIRGLGLLDSTMIVAGSMIGSGIFIVSADIARQVGSPGWLLVVWLITGSLTIGAALSYGELAAMMPRAGGMYVYLKEAYSPLWGFLYGWTHFLVIGTATIAAVAVAFSRFTGILIPQISEANYIIEPVRLGSSSYAFSLSTAQLLGIVMIVLLTLLNTRGLNLGKMIQNVFTFAKTGSLVALIVLGIIVGLVSYPEIAAANFSDLWTVRGNLQDVGHGLTAVAAFGLFVGICVAQTNSLFSADAWHNVTFTAGEVKNPKRNLPLSLLLGTGGVILLYLLANIAYLTTLRFEDIQTVPSDRVGSATAEVIFPGAGAALMAVAIMISTFGCNNGLIFAGPRAYFAMAKDGLFFKAAGQLNKFHVPAWALVIQGILACLYVLPRTVRADGSYGSLYNDLLTYVISAALIFYILAIAAVFVLRVKQPNAERPYKAFGYPIIPALYCIGAAIILVVLFVYQTTATWPGLLIVLTGVPVYFIWKGLSGGLPAAEQS, encoded by the coding sequence ATGGCAACAGACGTTGCTGAAACAGAACAGGAAACAAAGGAAGGATTCATTCGAGGCCTCGGTCTGCTTGATTCGACAATGATCGTTGCCGGATCGATGATCGGTTCGGGCATATTCATTGTGTCCGCCGATATTGCCCGACAGGTCGGCTCTCCGGGTTGGCTGCTCGTTGTTTGGCTGATCACCGGATCACTAACGATCGGGGCGGCACTTTCATACGGCGAACTGGCCGCGATGATGCCGCGTGCCGGCGGCATGTATGTATATCTCAAAGAGGCATATTCGCCGCTTTGGGGCTTTCTGTACGGCTGGACTCACTTCCTCGTTATCGGCACTGCGACCATAGCGGCGGTCGCGGTCGCTTTCAGCCGGTTCACAGGCATACTCATCCCGCAGATATCAGAAGCAAACTACATCATCGAACCTGTTCGGTTAGGATCATCGAGCTACGCGTTCTCGCTCTCGACGGCGCAATTGCTCGGGATCGTGATGATCGTTTTACTTACACTGCTGAACACACGCGGCCTGAATCTTGGCAAAATGATCCAGAACGTCTTCACCTTTGCAAAGACCGGTTCTCTTGTCGCGTTGATCGTTCTCGGCATCATTGTCGGGTTAGTCTCATATCCTGAGATCGCGGCCGCAAATTTCAGCGACCTGTGGACCGTACGCGGAAACTTGCAGGATGTCGGTCACGGGTTGACCGCAGTTGCTGCATTCGGGCTCTTTGTCGGCATTTGCGTCGCGCAGACCAATTCTCTGTTCTCTGCGGACGCATGGCACAACGTCACCTTTACCGCGGGCGAAGTCAAAAACCCGAAACGAAACCTGCCTCTATCACTTTTGCTCGGGACGGGCGGCGTCATTTTGCTCTATCTGCTCGCAAATATCGCCTATCTGACGACGCTTAGGTTCGAGGACATTCAAACGGTGCCGAGCGACCGCGTCGGATCGGCGACGGCCGAAGTGATATTCCCGGGTGCCGGAGCGGCCTTGATGGCAGTTGCGATCATGATCTCGACCTTCGGCTGCAACAACGGCCTGATCTTCGCCGGCCCCAGAGCTTATTTTGCGATGGCAAAGGACGGCCTCTTTTTCAAGGCTGCGGGCCAGCTCAATAAGTTTCACGTACCAGCGTGGGCACTGGTTATTCAGGGAATACTCGCCTGTCTCTACGTTCTGCCGCGAACGGTCAGGGCCGACGGCAGTTACGGCAGTCTCTACAATGACCTTTTGACCTACGTGATCTCTGCGGCACTGATATTCTATATTCTCGCGATCGCAGCCGTTTTCGTTCTTCGCGTGAAACAACCAAATGCGGAACGACCGTATAAGGCATTTGGATATCCGATAATTCCGGCGCTATATTGCATCGGCGCAGCAATTATTCTCGTCGTATTGTTCGTTTATCAAACGACCGCAACGTGGCCGGGCCTGTTGATAGTTCTTACGGGCGTACCTGTTTATTTCATTTGGAAAGGCTTGTCCGGCGGCTTACCTGCAGCCGAGCAATCGTAG
- a CDS encoding amino acid permease produces the protein MSLFATKPISQIIAEASETGTHTLKKTLTGLDLTMLGIGAIIGTGIFVLTGQAAGKHAGPAVVISMIIAGFVSAFAALCYSEFAASVPISGSAYAYGYGTLGEFVAWIIGWDLILEYAFGAATVAVGWSGYTVSLLRDTLGINFPLELSAPPGTEIRLLDGTVATGIFNLPAFLISVAVTLLLIRGIKESASFNSIIVIVKVLVVVLFIIAGIGYVNTSNLGIGCVVGSPGCAEFMPFGFSGVVTGAAVIFFAYIGFDAVSTAAQEAKNPQRDMPIGILGSLAICTVLYILVAGIMVGLVDYKLLTNAAAPIAVAIDAALQTAQGTTMGTILAVFPTIIKVGAVLGLSSTMVVMVMGQPRVFYSMSKDGLLPSWAAKVHPKYQTPHITTAITGAIVAILAGFVPISLLGELVSIGTLFAFVIVGVGIIILRSSNPALERPFKVPLSPFIPIATVVSAAYLMNSLPLDTWIRLIVWMSIGLVIYFAYSYRHSNLRKVSDADANESESRATPPVAAIIAVILTILLTLYQVPYLMDLKSEVIPINLGIRLFAWIVTGVLVAMLMYGKQDTRGGYDARIQKFGLIASLANLAVWAGITYWFFLHFAELHAK, from the coding sequence ATGTCACTTTTCGCGACCAAACCAATTTCGCAGATCATTGCCGAGGCATCTGAGACCGGCACACATACCCTTAAGAAAACATTGACCGGACTTGATCTGACGATGCTCGGCATCGGCGCGATCATCGGTACGGGTATATTTGTTTTGACCGGACAGGCTGCCGGCAAACATGCCGGACCGGCAGTGGTGATCTCGATGATCATTGCAGGTTTCGTTAGTGCGTTTGCGGCTCTTTGTTATTCGGAGTTTGCCGCCAGCGTCCCTATCTCAGGCTCAGCATACGCATACGGGTATGGAACGCTCGGTGAATTCGTCGCATGGATCATCGGGTGGGACCTTATCCTCGAATATGCGTTTGGTGCGGCAACCGTGGCTGTCGGGTGGTCGGGATATACGGTCAGCCTTTTACGGGACACACTTGGGATAAACTTCCCTCTGGAGTTGAGTGCGCCCCCCGGAACCGAGATCAGGCTCCTCGATGGAACCGTCGCTACCGGTATATTCAACCTACCGGCATTTTTGATATCGGTTGCGGTAACACTGCTGCTGATCCGCGGCATAAAAGAATCGGCAAGTTTCAATTCGATCATCGTGATCGTCAAAGTACTTGTCGTAGTACTGTTCATCATTGCCGGGATCGGATATGTGAATACAAGCAATCTCGGTATCGGCTGCGTCGTGGGCAGTCCGGGTTGCGCGGAATTCATGCCATTTGGTTTCAGCGGGGTTGTTACCGGTGCGGCTGTCATCTTTTTTGCTTATATCGGATTTGATGCTGTCTCGACTGCGGCACAGGAAGCCAAGAACCCGCAGCGGGATATGCCGATCGGTATTCTTGGCTCGCTCGCGATCTGTACTGTGCTCTATATCCTGGTCGCCGGGATCATGGTCGGCCTTGTCGATTACAAACTGCTGACGAATGCCGCGGCCCCGATAGCAGTTGCGATCGATGCGGCGCTTCAAACGGCGCAGGGAACAACAATGGGCACTATCCTTGCGGTGTTTCCAACGATCATCAAGGTTGGCGCCGTGCTTGGCCTAAGTTCCACAATGGTCGTGATGGTGATGGGACAGCCTCGCGTGTTCTATTCGATGTCGAAAGACGGCCTGCTTCCCTCATGGGCGGCAAAGGTCCATCCGAAGTATCAGACCCCGCACATCACGACCGCGATCACCGGCGCGATCGTAGCGATCCTCGCAGGTTTTGTGCCTATCAGTTTGCTTGGCGAATTGGTGAGTATCGGAACGCTCTTCGCGTTCGTTATCGTCGGTGTGGGCATCATCATTCTCCGGTCGTCGAATCCGGCGCTCGAGCGGCCATTCAAAGTACCGCTTTCGCCATTTATCCCGATCGCAACGGTCGTGTCAGCGGCGTATCTGATGAACAGCTTGCCGCTCGATACCTGGATCCGTCTGATCGTATGGATGTCGATCGGCCTGGTGATCTACTTTGCTTACAGTTATCGCCACAGTAATCTCCGGAAAGTCTCGGATGCTGACGCTAATGAATCAGAATCCCGAGCAACACCCCCGGTTGCCGCGATCATTGCTGTGATATTGACCATCCTCCTCACGCTTTATCAGGTGCCATATCTAATGGACCTTAAGTCTGAGGTGATCCCGATCAACCTGGGTATTCGCCTTTTTGCATGGATCGTCACAGGTGTCCTTGTAGCGATGCTTATGTACGGCAAGCAGGATACTCGGGGAGGATATGACGCACGGATCCAGAAGTTCGGCCTGATCGCTTCTCTCGCAAATCTGGCGGTTTGGGCAGGAATCACTTATTGGTTCTTCCTGCATTTTGCCGAATTGCACGCTAAGTAA